Proteins from a genomic interval of Kitasatospora kifunensis:
- a CDS encoding alpha/beta fold hydrolase, which yields MNTLEIGTLAVPGARIHFEVRGTGTLLLLIAGGGFDARVFEQLAAVLATEYRVLSFDPRGNSRSPLDGPPEDQRIEVHADDAYRLLAQVAGPGEAAHVFGGCSGGLTALELAIRHRDRVRSVVVHEPPSMGLLPDAEQQLAFFDEVHETFHREGLAAGLRRLQPAFGGRPAPALPQAQDNSAFFLGHVMRPSTHFVPDLTALATLADRIVVAGGHDSRDHLIHRPAAALAERLGSDLVDFPGGHAGYAKHPAEFAEQLAEVLAAMPSVGPSVAASVGPSLVPSVGPGQATCAS from the coding sequence ATGAACACCCTGGAGATCGGCACGCTCGCGGTGCCGGGCGCGCGGATCCACTTCGAAGTACGCGGCACCGGAACGCTGTTGCTGCTCATCGCCGGCGGCGGCTTCGACGCCCGGGTGTTCGAGCAGCTGGCCGCCGTCCTGGCCACGGAGTACCGCGTGCTCTCCTTCGACCCGCGCGGCAACTCGCGCAGCCCGCTTGACGGACCGCCCGAGGACCAGCGGATCGAGGTGCACGCCGATGACGCGTACCGCCTGCTGGCTCAGGTCGCCGGGCCGGGCGAGGCCGCGCACGTCTTCGGCGGCTGCTCGGGAGGCCTCACCGCGCTGGAGCTCGCGATCCGCCACCGCGATCGGGTCCGCTCGGTCGTCGTCCACGAACCGCCCTCGATGGGACTGCTGCCGGACGCCGAGCAGCAGTTGGCGTTCTTCGACGAGGTCCACGAGACGTTCCACCGGGAGGGGCTCGCGGCAGGTCTGCGCCGGCTCCAGCCCGCCTTCGGCGGACGGCCGGCGCCCGCGCTGCCCCAGGCCCAGGACAACAGCGCGTTCTTCCTCGGCCACGTCATGCGGCCGTCCACCCACTTCGTTCCCGACCTCACCGCGCTCGCGACGCTGGCCGACCGGATCGTGGTGGCCGGCGGCCACGACTCGCGCGACCATCTCATCCACCGGCCGGCCGCCGCGCTCGCCGAACGGCTCGGCAGCGACCTGGTGGACTTTCCCGGCGGTCACGCCGGCTACGCGAAGCACCCCGCCGAGTTCGCCGAGCAGCTCGCCGAGGTACTCGCCGCGATGCCTTCGGTCGGGCCGTCCGTCGCAGCTTCCGTCGGGCCTTCCCTCGTGCCTTCCGTCGGGCCGGGACAGGCGACATGCGCGTCCTGA
- a CDS encoding GAF domain-containing SpoIIE family protein phosphatase: protein MDSSESQVPRRQPGAGEPGTGANLQVLARCLTAGIGELGAHMGGLYLRAADGDVLELAVLLGLPREVVAPWERIGPTSPVPVADALRNGHLVWVGGEAQMARRYPRVALTMPYAFCLAAVPLTAAGTSYGAIFVAWPGSHPAELSEQELNRLAALAEELAQSLARAAAAGRTVRADLRPTVIATRRDGGGLTQVLSAMVARLPEGVCALDLTGRISWVTPAAAELLGVPADRLLGAQPWSALPWLRDPVYEDRYRSAVVSQAQSSFVALRPPEQWLSFELYPDAFGLTVRVTAAEVKVEGTGAGEAEGTQQDTPMPRAAALPVLPTRTGGIYHILHLASALTEAVGVRDVVRLVAEQIVPAFGGQGVAILAVDGGRLRIVGHHGYPPGVVEGFDGTSLAASTPGVQALMTGVPSFIESREELERLYPQRPELQDSMAAWAYLPLVASGRLVGTCVLAFAQPHRFATDDRAVLTSVGGLIAQALDRARLYDTKLELARGLQESLLPHALPYVPGLRTAARYLPGTDGMEVGGDFFDVVRLGDDSAGAVIGDVQGHNVAAAVLMGQVRTAVRAYATAGADPSKILARTNRLMADLGSGLLTSCAYLRLDPGGRQAWLASAGHPMPLLRDPSGVVRVVEAPAGLLLGVEPTATYTLTRIALPVGSVVALYTDGLIEAPGVDLDAALVGIGEQLACYDGDSLDELADILVQHAEQAKRRTDDIALLLLRSVAF, encoded by the coding sequence GTGGACAGCTCAGAGTCCCAGGTCCCGCGTCGGCAGCCCGGGGCAGGCGAGCCGGGGACCGGCGCGAACCTCCAGGTGCTGGCCCGGTGCCTGACCGCCGGGATCGGCGAGCTGGGCGCGCACATGGGTGGGCTGTACCTGCGGGCCGCCGACGGGGACGTGCTGGAACTGGCCGTGCTGCTGGGCCTGCCGCGGGAGGTCGTCGCGCCGTGGGAGCGGATCGGGCCCACCTCGCCGGTCCCGGTGGCCGACGCGTTGCGCAACGGGCACCTGGTCTGGGTGGGCGGTGAGGCCCAGATGGCACGCCGCTACCCGCGGGTCGCGCTCACCATGCCGTACGCGTTCTGCCTCGCGGCCGTGCCACTGACCGCGGCCGGGACCAGCTACGGCGCGATCTTCGTGGCCTGGCCCGGCTCGCATCCGGCGGAGCTGTCCGAACAGGAGCTGAACCGGCTCGCGGCGCTCGCCGAGGAGCTGGCCCAGAGCCTGGCCAGGGCGGCTGCGGCCGGGCGCACGGTGCGGGCCGACCTGCGACCGACGGTGATCGCCACGCGGCGCGACGGTGGCGGGCTGACGCAGGTCCTCTCCGCGATGGTGGCCCGGCTGCCGGAGGGCGTCTGCGCGCTGGATCTCACCGGCCGGATCAGCTGGGTGACACCGGCCGCCGCCGAACTGCTCGGCGTACCGGCCGACCGACTGCTCGGTGCCCAACCGTGGAGCGCGCTGCCGTGGCTGCGCGACCCCGTCTACGAGGACCGGTACCGGTCGGCCGTGGTCAGCCAGGCACAGAGCTCGTTCGTGGCGCTGCGGCCCCCGGAACAGTGGTTGTCCTTCGAGCTGTACCCGGACGCCTTCGGCCTCACCGTCCGGGTCACGGCGGCCGAGGTCAAGGTCGAGGGCACGGGCGCCGGTGAGGCCGAGGGCACCCAGCAGGACACGCCGATGCCGCGGGCAGCCGCCCTGCCCGTGCTGCCCACCCGCACCGGCGGGATCTACCACATCCTGCACCTCGCCAGCGCACTGACCGAGGCCGTCGGCGTGCGGGACGTGGTCAGGCTGGTCGCCGAGCAGATCGTGCCCGCCTTCGGCGGTCAGGGCGTGGCGATCCTGGCCGTCGACGGCGGCCGGCTGCGCATCGTGGGCCACCACGGCTACCCGCCCGGCGTCGTGGAGGGGTTCGACGGCACCTCGCTGGCCGCGTCGACCCCGGGCGTGCAGGCCCTGATGACGGGGGTGCCCAGCTTCATCGAGTCCCGCGAGGAGTTGGAGCGCCTCTACCCGCAACGGCCGGAGTTGCAGGACTCGATGGCCGCCTGGGCCTACCTCCCGCTGGTGGCCTCCGGACGCCTGGTCGGCACCTGCGTCCTGGCCTTCGCCCAGCCGCACCGCTTCGCCACCGACGACCGCGCCGTGCTCACCTCGGTGGGCGGCCTGATCGCCCAGGCACTGGACCGCGCGCGCCTGTACGACACCAAGCTCGAACTCGCCCGAGGCTTGCAGGAGAGCCTGCTGCCACACGCGCTGCCGTACGTGCCCGGCCTGCGGACGGCGGCCCGCTACCTGCCGGGCACCGACGGCATGGAGGTCGGCGGCGACTTCTTCGACGTCGTGCGCCTGGGCGACGACAGCGCCGGCGCGGTGATCGGCGACGTGCAGGGGCACAACGTGGCGGCCGCGGTCCTGATGGGCCAGGTCCGCACCGCGGTGCGCGCCTACGCGACGGCGGGCGCCGACCCCAGCAAGATCCTCGCCCGGACCAACCGCCTGATGGCCGACCTGGGTTCCGGCCTGCTGACCAGCTGCGCGTACCTGCGCCTGGACCCGGGCGGCCGACAGGCCTGGCTGGCCAGCGCGGGACACCCCATGCCACTGCTCCGCGACCCGAGCGGAGTGGTACGGGTGGTCGAGGCACCCGCCGGGCTGCTGCTGGGTGTCGAACCCACCGCGACGTACACCCTCACCCGCATCGCACTGCCGGTGGGCAGCGTGGTGGCGCTCTACACCGACGGCCTGATCGAGGCCCCTGGCGTGGACCTCGACGCGGCGTTGGTCGGGATCGGCGAGCAACTCGCTTGCTACGACGGCGACTCACTCGACGAGCTGGCCGACATCCTGGTCCAGCACGCCGAGCAGGCCAAGCGCCGCACCGACGACATCGCCCTCCTGCTGCTGCGCTCCGTAGCCTTTTGA
- a CDS encoding SpoIIE family protein phosphatase, protein MARLKVSPSAASSSGRFRRSRRAPPPADRTSSKPRSRLLRGFRSVAGQVFALQVLVVLLLVVAAVLALVLQGERDDTREARNRSVAVAQTFANSPGIVVALESPNPTAILQPRALAAQHASGVDFIVVLNDDGIRYTHPNPARIGQKFVGTYEPALHGQVVIQQLTGTLGPLVQAVVPVDDTNGKVVGMVSAGITIHKVSGVVNHQLPLVFGAAAIALALATVGAALASRRLLHQTHGLGPAEMTRMYEHHDAVLHAVREGVLIIADDGRLLLANDEARRLLDLPPDAEGRPVTELGLDREAAEQLASGAIVNDEVLVAGDRLLVVNTRPTDRDGGPDGTVATLRDSTELHAVSGKAQAARKRLQLLYDATVAVGTTLDVTRTAEELADFAIPRFADYVTVDLAVPVLRGEEPAPGEDAPMQRAAVSGIRQDPPFYPVGEVITILPATPQALSLNSGHPVLDADLRSSTAWLAQDPERAGRVLEYGVHSVVRVPLRARGVLLGLAKFWRADPSERFDEDDLSIAEEVAARAALSIDNARRYTREHAMAVTLQRSLLPHGLPEQNALEVAFRYLPAQADVSGDWFDVIPLPGARVALVVGDVVGHGLHAAATMGRLRTAVLNFSTLDLPPDELLGHLDELVSRLDQDQTASPNGDAVTGASCLYAIYDPGSQLCTMARAGHPPPALVHPDGTVEFPDVPAGPPLGLGGLPFAAAQLRLPADSTLVLYTDGLVEDRERDIEEGLVLLGRSLRHAGRAPEEICEAVLAALLPPRPVDDIALLVARTRVLTSGQVAQWEVPADSAAVGEVRAAVSRQLTQWGLEEMAFVTELILSELVTNAIRYATEPISVRLLRDRTLICEVSDSSSTSPHLRYAASMDEGGRGLFLVSQFAERWGTRHTANGKVIWAEQILP, encoded by the coding sequence ATGGCCCGGTTGAAGGTCAGCCCCTCGGCCGCCTCGTCCAGCGGCCGATTCCGGCGGAGCAGACGTGCGCCTCCGCCTGCGGACCGGACGTCCTCGAAGCCCCGTTCACGGCTGCTCCGGGGCTTTCGCAGCGTCGCAGGCCAGGTGTTCGCGCTCCAGGTGCTGGTGGTGCTGCTGCTCGTCGTGGCGGCGGTGCTGGCGCTGGTCCTGCAGGGGGAGCGGGACGACACCAGGGAGGCCCGCAACCGCTCGGTCGCCGTCGCCCAGACCTTCGCGAACTCGCCCGGCATCGTGGTCGCGCTGGAGTCACCGAATCCGACCGCCATCCTGCAGCCCAGGGCGCTGGCGGCCCAGCACGCCTCGGGCGTGGACTTCATCGTGGTGCTGAACGACGACGGCATCCGCTACACCCACCCCAACCCGGCCCGGATCGGGCAGAAGTTCGTCGGCACCTACGAGCCGGCCCTGCACGGCCAGGTCGTCATCCAGCAGCTCACCGGGACCCTCGGGCCCCTGGTACAGGCCGTGGTCCCGGTCGACGACACCAACGGCAAGGTGGTCGGCATGGTCTCGGCCGGGATCACCATCCACAAGGTGAGCGGGGTCGTGAACCACCAACTGCCGCTGGTCTTCGGCGCGGCGGCCATCGCGCTGGCCCTGGCCACCGTGGGGGCCGCGCTGGCCAGCAGGCGACTGCTGCACCAGACGCACGGCCTGGGCCCGGCCGAGATGACCCGGATGTACGAGCACCACGACGCGGTGCTGCACGCGGTCCGCGAGGGCGTGCTCATCATCGCCGACGACGGCCGGCTGCTGCTCGCCAACGACGAGGCGCGCCGACTGCTCGACCTGCCGCCGGACGCCGAGGGACGCCCGGTCACCGAACTCGGCCTGGACCGCGAGGCGGCCGAGCAGCTGGCCTCGGGGGCGATCGTCAACGACGAGGTGCTGGTGGCCGGAGACCGGTTGCTGGTGGTGAACACCCGGCCCACCGACCGTGACGGCGGACCGGACGGCACGGTGGCGACCCTGCGCGACTCCACCGAGCTGCACGCCGTCTCCGGCAAGGCGCAGGCGGCCCGCAAGCGCCTCCAGCTGCTCTACGACGCCACCGTGGCCGTCGGCACCACCCTGGACGTGACCCGCACCGCCGAGGAGCTCGCGGACTTCGCCATCCCGCGCTTCGCCGACTACGTCACCGTCGACCTGGCGGTGCCCGTCCTGCGTGGGGAGGAGCCAGCGCCGGGCGAGGACGCGCCGATGCAGCGGGCGGCGGTCAGCGGCATCCGGCAGGACCCGCCGTTCTACCCGGTGGGCGAGGTGATCACGATCCTGCCCGCCACCCCGCAGGCACTGAGCCTGAACAGCGGGCACCCGGTGCTCGACGCCGACCTGCGCTCCTCCACCGCCTGGCTGGCCCAGGACCCCGAACGCGCCGGACGGGTGCTGGAGTACGGCGTCCACTCGGTCGTCCGGGTCCCGCTACGGGCCCGCGGCGTCCTGCTGGGCCTGGCCAAGTTCTGGCGCGCCGACCCCTCGGAGCGCTTCGACGAGGACGACCTGTCCATCGCCGAGGAGGTCGCCGCCCGCGCGGCGCTGAGCATCGACAACGCCCGCCGCTACACCCGTGAGCACGCCATGGCCGTGACCCTGCAGCGCAGCCTGCTCCCGCACGGTCTGCCCGAGCAGAACGCCCTCGAAGTCGCCTTCCGCTACCTGCCGGCCCAGGCGGACGTGAGCGGGGACTGGTTCGACGTCATCCCGCTGCCGGGCGCGCGGGTCGCGCTGGTGGTGGGCGACGTGGTCGGCCACGGTCTGCACGCCGCCGCCACCATGGGCCGACTGCGCACGGCGGTGCTCAACTTCTCCACCCTGGACCTGCCGCCGGACGAACTCCTGGGCCACCTCGACGAGCTGGTCAGCCGACTCGACCAGGACCAGACGGCAAGCCCCAACGGCGACGCCGTCACCGGCGCGAGCTGCCTCTACGCGATCTACGACCCGGGATCCCAGCTGTGCACCATGGCCCGCGCCGGCCATCCGCCGCCCGCCCTGGTCCACCCGGACGGCACGGTGGAGTTCCCCGACGTGCCCGCCGGGCCGCCGCTGGGCCTGGGCGGTCTGCCCTTCGCCGCGGCGCAACTGCGGCTGCCCGCGGACAGCACGCTGGTGCTGTACACCGACGGACTGGTCGAGGACCGGGAGCGGGACATCGAGGAGGGACTGGTGTTGCTGGGCCGCTCCCTGCGGCACGCGGGCCGGGCACCGGAGGAGATCTGCGAGGCGGTGCTGGCCGCCCTGCTGCCCCCGCGCCCCGTCGACGACATCGCCCTGCTGGTCGCCCGCACCCGGGTCCTGACGAGTGGTCAGGTCGCGCAGTGGGAGGTGCCCGCCGACTCCGCGGCCGTCGGCGAGGTGCGCGCGGCGGTCAGCCGGCAGTTGACCCAGTGGGGGCTGGAGGAGATGGCCTTCGTGACCGAGCTCATCCTCAGCGAACTGGTCACCAACGCGATCCGCTACGCGACCGAGCCGATCAGTGTGCGCCTGCTGCGCGACCGCACGCTGATCTGCGAGGTCTCCGACAGCAGCAGCACCTCGCCGCACCTGCGCTATGCGGCCAGCATGGACGAAGGCGGACGCGGGCTCTTCCTCGTCTCCCAGTTCGCCGAGCGCTGGGGCACCCGGCACACGGCGAACGGGAAGGTGATCTGGGCGGAGCAGATCCTGCCGTAG
- a CDS encoding aggregation-promoting factor C-terminal-like domain-containing protein, with translation MRTSAAVLAGAAGLTALASGLMPATASAATLSPQAIAAQIVPASQLSSFSEIIFHESSWNVYATNPSSGAYGLGQALPASKMASAGADWRTNPRTQITWAYDYMNSRYGSPNAAWSFWQNHHWY, from the coding sequence ATGCGCACTTCCGCCGCGGTTCTTGCTGGCGCTGCTGGTCTCACCGCCCTCGCCTCCGGCCTGATGCCGGCCACCGCCTCCGCGGCGACCCTGTCCCCCCAGGCGATCGCGGCCCAGATCGTGCCCGCCAGCCAGCTGTCCTCCTTCAGCGAGATCATCTTCCACGAGTCCAGCTGGAACGTGTACGCCACCAACCCCTCCTCCGGCGCCTACGGCCTGGGCCAGGCGCTGCCGGCCTCGAAGATGGCCTCCGCCGGCGCCGACTGGCGGACCAACCCGCGGACCCAGATCACCTGGGCCTACGACTACATGAACAGCCGCTACGGCAGCCCGAACGCCGCGTGGTCGTTCTGGCAGAACCACCACTGGTACTAA
- a CDS encoding alpha/beta fold hydrolase, whose amino-acid sequence MADVPAWRVHLGMPLCGRRMVEGGMAAVLELSRRDTMLAYLAPMVRQAAGEFAAALAELRERFAPADGPIGVVGGSLGGAVALRVLAERRIPVAAAALVNPAIRARSVVELVEQNGGRPYSWTEQARAPQPALLLVSGELDFPGLRTDAAELVAELRERYAEPDRVQLTAVAGLAHPLAERPGLAPAPQLPVAKEVDAALTEWFLRHLTVR is encoded by the coding sequence ATGGCCGATGTGCCGGCCTGGCGGGTGCACCTGGGCATGCCGCTCTGCGGGCGCAGGATGGTCGAGGGCGGCATGGCCGCGGTTCTCGAACTCTCCCGTCGGGACACGATGTTGGCCTACCTGGCGCCGATGGTCCGGCAGGCCGCCGGGGAGTTTGCGGCGGCGCTGGCCGAGCTGCGTGAACGGTTCGCACCGGCCGACGGGCCGATCGGCGTGGTGGGTGGCTCGCTGGGTGGGGCCGTGGCGCTGCGCGTGCTGGCCGAGCGCCGGATTCCGGTCGCGGCAGCCGCGCTGGTCAATCCGGCGATCAGGGCGCGCTCGGTGGTCGAGCTCGTGGAGCAGAACGGTGGTCGGCCGTACTCATGGACCGAGCAGGCCCGCGCGCCGCAGCCGGCGCTGCTCCTGGTCAGCGGCGAGCTGGACTTCCCCGGCCTGCGGACGGACGCCGCCGAGCTGGTTGCCGAGCTGCGTGAACGCTATGCCGAGCCGGACCGGGTCCAGCTGACCGCCGTGGCCGGCCTCGCCCACCCGCTGGCCGAGCGCCCCGGCCTGGCGCCGGCCCCGCAGCTGCCGGTGGCCAAAGAGGTGGACGCGGCGCTGACCGAGTGGTTCCTGCGGCATCTCACGGTTCGATAA
- a CDS encoding alpha/beta fold hydrolase, which translates to MDELAGVDETVLTDDDVRLWATRAGSGEPVVLCHGGPGLWDTLADLAGLLVAGATVYRWDQRGAGRSQHTGPYSVERSLADLDAVRAHFGLERMALLGHSWGAQLALEYALRHPDRVSRLVYVSGTGIDHASSWRERHGLLERELLGDRVARWEFLDKRGAARTADEDREFCVLQWSTDFTGSTGSTGSTNRGRQEALAQAERMATPWYGVNFACNAAINAETKRIVGTAELRARCEALAVPTLIVDGAADPRPRDAVDSLETALPAVSRVSLPGAGHLPWVEDPHGFRRAVGTFLASHVSRGTA; encoded by the coding sequence ATGGACGAACTCGCAGGCGTGGACGAGACGGTGCTGACGGACGACGACGTGCGCCTGTGGGCGACGCGGGCCGGAAGCGGTGAGCCGGTGGTGCTCTGCCATGGCGGACCCGGGCTCTGGGACACGCTGGCGGACCTCGCCGGGCTGCTGGTCGCAGGCGCCACCGTGTATCGCTGGGACCAGCGGGGCGCGGGGCGTTCGCAGCACACCGGGCCCTACTCGGTCGAGCGGTCGCTGGCCGACCTGGACGCGGTCCGCGCACACTTCGGTCTGGAGCGGATGGCGCTGCTGGGCCACTCCTGGGGCGCCCAACTGGCGCTGGAGTACGCGTTGCGCCACCCCGATCGGGTCAGCAGACTCGTCTACGTCTCCGGCACCGGCATCGACCACGCGAGCAGTTGGCGCGAGCGGCACGGGCTGCTGGAACGGGAGTTGCTCGGGGACCGGGTCGCCCGGTGGGAGTTTCTCGACAAGCGGGGAGCGGCTCGCACGGCGGACGAGGATCGCGAGTTCTGCGTGCTGCAGTGGTCGACCGACTTCACGGGCTCCACGGGCTCCACGGGTTCGACGAACCGTGGCAGGCAGGAGGCGTTGGCGCAGGCGGAGCGCATGGCCACCCCGTGGTACGGCGTCAACTTCGCGTGCAACGCCGCGATCAATGCCGAGACCAAGCGGATCGTGGGCACCGCGGAACTGCGGGCGCGGTGCGAGGCATTGGCCGTGCCCACGCTCATCGTGGACGGCGCGGCGGACCCCCGCCCGCGCGACGCGGTGGACTCGCTGGAGACGGCGCTTCCCGCTGTCTCCCGGGTGAGCCTGCCCGGCGCCGGCCACCTGCCGTGGGTTGAGGATCCGCACGGGTTCCGGCGGGCGGTAGGCACTTTCCTGGCCTCCCACGTCAGCCGGGGAACGGCGTAG
- a CDS encoding GNAT family N-acetyltransferase → MTLSKIELADWRAVHSWASLPRVCRFQAWGPNSEQQTREFVAAAVEAWSRAPQQRFVYLASVEGDAVGMGELHVRSRGQRQGEISYVVHPRLWGQGVGTAIGRELLTRGFEELDLHRVYATCDPRNLGSARVLGKLGMTWEGRHRHTALIRDGWRDSEMFGILEDEWRAATPFPG, encoded by the coding sequence GTGACCCTGAGCAAGATCGAGCTCGCAGACTGGCGAGCCGTCCACTCCTGGGCTTCGCTCCCCCGGGTCTGCCGCTTCCAGGCCTGGGGACCGAACAGCGAACAGCAGACGCGCGAGTTCGTAGCGGCCGCGGTCGAGGCGTGGTCGCGTGCACCCCAGCAACGGTTCGTCTATCTGGCGAGCGTCGAGGGCGACGCGGTCGGCATGGGCGAGTTGCACGTCCGAAGCCGAGGACAGCGTCAAGGCGAGATCAGCTATGTCGTGCACCCTCGGCTCTGGGGCCAGGGCGTGGGGACGGCGATCGGGAGAGAACTACTCACACGGGGCTTCGAGGAGCTCGACCTCCACCGGGTCTATGCCACCTGCGACCCGCGCAATCTCGGCTCGGCACGGGTGCTCGGCAAGCTCGGCATGACCTGGGAGGGACGGCATCGTCACACCGCCTTGATTCGGGACGGTTGGCGAGACTCCGAGATGTTCGGGATCCTCGAGGACGAGTGGCGCGCGGCTACGCCGTTCCCCGGCTGA
- a CDS encoding formylglycine-generating enzyme family protein, whose protein sequence is MDVNAGFEMIAVPSGQVTLSDRRTQRSWSALLGPYWLAPFPVTQAQYAQVIGEQPSSARGDELPVEGVSWWDAVRFCNALSEREGLAPAYRLLGEEEGVAWDEAAGGYRLPTEAEWEHACRAGTSHARYGQLDEIAWYRGNSGERMHEVGGRQPNTWGFHDMLGNVWEWCWDVYDAEVYGSYRVLRGGGWFDEHWSCRASVRRRSHPTFRIDDVGFRMARNGA, encoded by the coding sequence ATGGACGTGAATGCGGGATTCGAGATGATCGCCGTCCCATCGGGCCAGGTGACGCTGTCGGACCGGCGAACGCAGCGCAGTTGGTCGGCGCTGCTCGGGCCGTACTGGTTGGCACCCTTCCCGGTCACCCAGGCGCAGTACGCACAGGTCATCGGTGAGCAGCCGAGCAGTGCGCGGGGTGATGAGCTACCCGTCGAGGGCGTGTCCTGGTGGGACGCGGTCCGGTTCTGCAACGCCCTGTCGGAGCGTGAGGGATTGGCGCCCGCCTACCGTCTGTTGGGGGAGGAGGAGGGCGTCGCGTGGGATGAGGCCGCCGGCGGATACCGGTTGCCGACCGAGGCCGAGTGGGAGCACGCCTGCCGCGCCGGTACGTCGCACGCGCGCTATGGGCAACTCGACGAGATCGCCTGGTATCGCGGCAACTCGGGCGAGCGGATGCACGAGGTGGGCGGTCGGCAGCCCAACACGTGGGGCTTCCACGACATGCTGGGCAACGTCTGGGAGTGGTGCTGGGACGTCTACGACGCTGAGGTCTACGGCAGTTACCGGGTGCTGCGCGGCGGCGGGTGGTTCGACGAGCACTGGAGCTGCCGGGCCTCGGTGCGGCGACGTAGCCACCCGACCTTCCGGATCGATGATGTCGGCTTCCGGATGGCGCGTAATGGCGCGTAA
- a CDS encoding PadR family transcriptional regulator, giving the protein MALRNAVMAALLEGEASGYDLAKGFDASVANFWMATPQQLYRELERMEGEGLITARVVAQERRPNKRVFSLTEAGLAAVHAHTAEPPGRPGTIRDELLVKVQCVDAGDSAAVRAAIAERMEWAAAKLARYERLQAKLLNGQSEEQHLATAERVGPYLTLLRGMEFERENIRWGELAVRILDQRSSVRC; this is encoded by the coding sequence GATACGATCTCGCCAAGGGCTTCGACGCCTCGGTCGCCAACTTCTGGATGGCCACGCCCCAGCAGCTCTACCGCGAGCTGGAGCGGATGGAGGGCGAAGGGCTCATCACCGCGCGCGTCGTGGCCCAGGAGCGGCGCCCCAACAAGCGGGTCTTCTCCCTCACCGAGGCCGGCCTTGCGGCCGTGCACGCCCACACCGCCGAGCCGCCGGGTCGGCCGGGCACCATCCGGGACGAGTTGCTGGTCAAGGTCCAGTGCGTCGACGCCGGGGACAGCGCGGCAGTGCGGGCGGCGATCGCGGAGCGGATGGAGTGGGCCGCGGCCAAACTGGCCCGCTACGAGCGGCTCCAGGCAAAGCTCTTGAACGGGCAGAGCGAGGAGCAGCACCTCGCCACCGCCGAGCGCGTCGGCCCCTACCTCACCCTGCTGCGTGGGATGGAGTTCGAGCGGGAGAACATCCGCTGGGGCGAACTGGCGGTGCGCATCCTCGATCAGCGCTCATCAGTGCGCTGCTGA